A single region of the Prochlorococcus marinus str. MIT 0917 genome encodes:
- a CDS encoding riboflavin synthase, producing MFTGLIQSIGTIKKNNIGVVVDGCKPFSPLKLGDSISVDGVCLTVSELMNDSFTANISEETLKRTNLAEKAQRNGFVNLEPALRFSDRLGGHIVSGHIDGLGEVVSIENLKNSWNLRLSWDDLNFCRYMCDKASISLNGISLTIAEIYLDGSEFSVAVIPHTWSNTCLQFLTIGEKVNLEVDLMAKYAEKLLKVNNNNSISKQRPVISSQWLNEQGWN from the coding sequence ATGTTTACTGGCTTAATTCAGTCTATAGGCACGATCAAGAAAAATAATATTGGGGTGGTTGTTGATGGATGTAAGCCTTTTTCACCTTTAAAACTTGGTGATAGTATTTCTGTGGATGGAGTTTGTTTAACAGTTTCTGAATTGATGAACGATTCTTTTACTGCAAATATAAGTGAAGAGACTCTTAAGAGAACAAATCTTGCAGAAAAAGCTCAGAGAAATGGTTTTGTGAATCTTGAGCCAGCATTACGTTTTTCTGACCGATTAGGTGGTCATATTGTTAGTGGACACATAGACGGCTTGGGTGAAGTTGTTTCAATAGAAAACTTGAAAAATTCTTGGAATTTGAGATTATCTTGGGATGATTTGAATTTCTGCAGATATATGTGTGATAAGGCGAGTATTAGCCTAAATGGCATAAGTCTAACTATTGCAGAGATATATCTTGATGGGTCTGAATTTTCAGTAGCCGTAATACCTCACACGTGGTCAAATACATGCTTACAGTTTTTGACAATTGGAGAAAAGGTTAATTTGGAAGTTGACTTGATGGCTAAATACGCAGAAAAACTTCTAAAAGTAAATAATAATAATTCTATTTCCAAGCAAAGGCCAGTAATTAGCTCTCAATGGCTTAACGAGCAAGGTTGGAATTAA
- a CDS encoding AbrB family transcriptional regulator yields the protein MLVGKELLDKARSLSNRPEDEIAKGCGYVGPSGRVLRKSFYRALVEAKGYKLRSNGPGRAGNRSSRGRQAEFRTKVHGNGNLLIGHAYTKKLGLEPGQEFRIDVRKESGAISLLPLKK from the coding sequence ATGCTTGTTGGAAAAGAACTCCTAGACAAAGCAAGATCTTTGAGCAACCGTCCAGAAGACGAAATAGCTAAAGGATGTGGTTACGTGGGGCCAAGCGGGAGAGTTTTACGCAAAAGTTTTTACCGTGCTCTAGTTGAAGCGAAAGGTTATAAACTTCGCTCAAATGGTCCTGGAAGAGCAGGGAACAGATCTTCAAGAGGAAGGCAAGCGGAATTCAGGACTAAAGTTCATGGAAATGGAAATCTTCTTATTGGACATGCCTATACAAAAAAACTAGGTCTTGAACCTGGACAGGAATTTCGTATTGATGTACGAAAAGAATCTGGAGCGATAAGTTTGTTACCACTCAAGAAATAA